The Halorubrum salinarum genome segment GGGGCTCGGCGACCGCGACCGGCTCAACAAGGAGCTCGGCGGCGGCATCCCCCGCGGGAGCATCGTCCTCATGGAGGGCGACTACGGGGCCGGGAAAAGCGCCATCTCCCAGCGGTTCGCCTACGGCCTCGTCCAGGAGGGCGCGTCCGTCACGATGATGTCGACGGAGCTCACCGTCCGCGGGTTCATCGACCAGATGCACTCGCTGGAGTACGACATGGTGAAGCCGCTCCTCCAGGAGGAGCTGCTCTTCCTCCACGCCGACTTCGACTCGGGCGGCGCGTTCTCCGACGGCGACGGCGAGCGCAAGGAGCTGCTCAAGCGCCTGATGAACGCCGAGGCGATGTGGAACTCCGACGTCGTCTTCCTCGACACGTTCGACGCCATCTTCCGGAACGACCCCACCTTCGAGGCGCTGGTCCGGAAGAACGAGGAGCGGCAGGCCGCCCTGGAGATCATCTCCTTCTTCCGCGAGATCATCTCGCAGGGGAAGGTCGTCGTGCTCACCGTCGACCCCTCGGCGGTCGACGACGACGCGATCGGGCCGTTCCGGTCCATCGCCGACGTGTTCCTCGAACTGGAGATGATCGAGGTCGGCAACGACATCCGCCGCCAGATCAACGTCAAGCGGTTCGCGGGCATGGGCGAACAGGTCGGCGACACGATCGGGTTCTCGGTGCGTTCCGGAACCGGAATCGTCATTGAGAGCCGCAGCGTCGCCTAACACCATGACCCGTCGACGCACAGTCGGTCCGCGCGCGCGGACCGCGACCACCGCGACCCGGCACAGGACATGACCGAACACGGCACCGCGCAACCGTCCGAAGAGCTCCGAAAGGCGGCCATGCGCCGCCCTCACCTCCGGGAGCACCTCCGCGAGTTCAAACAGATCACCGGGGAGTTCCCGCAGTTCATCGAGGAGCCGAAAGACGAGTACGAGTCCCCCCGGCCGAACGTCATCTACCCGGTCGGCGGCCCCATCTACAGCCACATCTACGGCGACCTCGGGCAGGACACGAAGTACTACGCCATCGAGCCCGAGGTGTCGGGCCCGCAGGCGGAGATCCTCAACGAGGTGAAAAACCGGCTGCTGACCGTGAGCGGCCAGCACAGCGCGCCGGAGAACGAGGCCGAGTACGACGACCTCATCGAGGAGCTGTTAGAGGAGGTCACCCACGTCGACGACTCCGCGTCGGGGTGGCGCAAGGGCCTCTCGAAGCTGAAGAACTTCGGGAAGCTGTCGGTCACCGAGGAGACCTACGAGAACATCCGGTACCGGCTCAACCGCGACATCGTCGGGCTCGGGCCGCTGGAACCGGTGATGCGCGACCCGGCCAACGAGGACATTCACGTCATCGGCCCCAAGGAGTGCCACGTCGACCACGGCACCTTCGGCATGCT includes the following:
- a CDS encoding ATPase domain-containing protein yields the protein MPHDNLLSLGLGDRDRLNKELGGGIPRGSIVLMEGDYGAGKSAISQRFAYGLVQEGASVTMMSTELTVRGFIDQMHSLEYDMVKPLLQEELLFLHADFDSGGAFSDGDGERKELLKRLMNAEAMWNSDVVFLDTFDAIFRNDPTFEALVRKNEERQAALEIISFFREIISQGKVVVLTVDPSAVDDDAIGPFRSIADVFLELEMIEVGNDIRRQINVKRFAGMGEQVGDTIGFSVRSGTGIVIESRSVA